The genomic segment CCCAGTTATTCCAGTACCCTGTCAGTGGCAGCCCATTGGTCCAGACCCAAAACCCAAAGACACTACtctgtctcagacccacccaCACGGGACCAGGGACACCAGCACACCTCAGGTTCTGCTCCACGACCCTCTGGTCCTTTTCAGATTCAATACGCAGCAGTCCACGGTACTTATTATTGCAGTGGTTCAGAGCTTGTTCCCAGGTCTTTCTTTCCTCGACGATCTTCATCCAAGTCTGAAGGAGTTCAATTTATAAGGGAAAAATAAAggtttcatttttacatttttaacagTTTTATAACCTTGCACTGATACATGTCAAATATGCATATTGAACCATCTTACTCTAACTCTATCTTTTCCAAACAATGTTGAAATATTGGCagaaataataaaaaattatTTGGATAGTAATTTTACCCTTACTATCAATAGCGTAAAGTTATCATGTTGGACTTTTCTATTTGGACTTTCACTCACCGTCATTGCATAATGAATCTCCTTGGTTTTCACTCCCAAGAGCTATCAGACTTCCAGGTGTAATTAATTTTACATAGGGTTGGTCATCTCTTGGGTCCATTGACCAGTTTCTATAGGCAGATCTCCCCCCATCAGACCACTCCCAGTCATCATTCAGCAGGCGGGTCAAGAAAGGAGCACAGTTTGGCTTTGTGTATTCGCCTGTAGGTGGTGACAATGGAGCTTCATCAAAAAGGTTTTCATTGGACAAATTCTGTCTGTGCTCTTTGCGATTGAGACCTATCCAGGCCATAGTGCTGCCGTTAGATCTCATTAACTCTATCAGCTGCTCAGCTTCCTCCTGATTGTATACAGTGATAAGATCAGTATAGTGGTTTCGGCAATAGTTCCGTGCCGCTGTCCAAAATAAATCTTCATGAGTGATATGGAACTGTCTGAGGTGGCTGAGCGCAGCTGTGCGGAAAACACCTGAGGACAGAAACAATTTGATTAAGTTCAATGTTAGCATGACCAACAAAAGAAACATCAATTCTAAGAAGTTTAGGTAACACTTCATTTTAAGGGTTCCATATTACAGTGTAATAACGTGCATTTACAGTAACAACTATTGTAGTTAACTGTAACAGTTCATAGTTAAAGTGTAATAACAGCATGTAACTGGTCGTAATTGCAGTATGTAATTACAGAGGTGTAACAATGAATGCTTGTTACCATGATTGTTACAAATGGCCAGGTTTTCACTAAATTAACCAGCTTAGTGTTTTGCTTCTTCTCAGATTCATACAGTAACAACTGTCACAAAGATTTTTATCCCTCGTGGATGTGCTGGGTGTCTGAGAGATTATAGCCTATGCTCAATAGGCTCTAATTACTTAACATTGAATGTGCACTGTTCAAACTATATCTCCACTCAGTGTTGTTGCGTGTAACATCTGGGTCATTTAACAATAAGGTACAGAAATAAAGTGAAACTTCCAGAAGCTTTAAAATGAGAGCCAGGTTGACAGGAtgtgtaatgtacagtataagTACACACAAGTAAGTACCCCTCAATAAACACATTTTAACTAGCTAAATCCTGTGTACATctagtaattacattgtactTATGCAGCTATTACATGTACTCTGTAATGTACTAGTGTGCTTATCCTCCCACTTGGATGGTGCTTCCAGAAACTTTAAAATTAGGGCCAGGTTGCCAAGATGGGTAATGTactcaactggatcctggacttcctgacgggccaaccccaggtgatgagggtaggAACATCACCTCCATCACGCTGACCCTTAAtacaggggccccacaggggtgtgtgcttagtcccctcctgtactccctgttcacccacgactgtgtggccatgcatgactcccaacaccattatcaagttcgctgacaacacaacagtggtaggcctgataaccgccgaagatgagtcagcctacagggagtaggtcagtgacctggcagtgtggtgccggagcaacaacctctccctcaacgtcagcaagaccaaggagctgattgtgggcTACATGAAACGGGGTCTAGCACACAGACATTGACATGGCGGCAGTGGATTACGtagacagcttcaagttcctcgatatccaaatcactaaagacttaaaatggtccacatgcagagttgtgaagaaggcacgacagtgCATCTTCCCCCTCATGAGGTTGAAAAAGTTTGGCATGGTCCCTCAAATTCTGAAAAGGTTAtgcagctgtaccattgagagtaTATTGACtgtctgcatcactgcttggtatggcgatAGCATCTCCCTCGAATGCCTAGCGCTATAGACGTTTGTGTGGACAACCCATTACATCACTTGGGCCGAACTCCCTGCCGTACAAGGACCTCTATATCAAGCGGTGTGAAAGGAAGGGCCGGAACATTTTTACAAatgccaaccccccccccaagccATGGACCGTTTTTTCTGCTGCCACATGCAagaggtaccggtgcatcaagtctgacaccaacaggctcttgaacagcttctattcccaAGCAATAtgactgataaatagctaacaaaatagctacatggACTGAGTTTaccttgtatctttattgaccttctagttctacttcacaggagaggcattagaACATAAGCTTTTtttcttaacctctcttgggcaggtgggacgttcgtgtcccacccacggttcacactattcaacagccagtgaaaaataattcaaagttctcaaacatatgactattttacaccattttaacctgttagggctagggggcagcattgacacggctggataaaaaacatacccgatttaatctggttaccactcctactcagtaactagaatatgcatatacttattacatatggatagaaaacaccctaaattttctaaaactgtttgaatggtgtctgtgagtataacagaactcaaatggcaggtcaaaacctgagagattcctttacaggaagtggcctgtctgaccatttgttgaactt from the Salmo salar chromosome ssa17, Ssal_v3.1, whole genome shotgun sequence genome contains:
- the LOC123728097 gene encoding L-selectin-like, whose protein sequence is MTPLLLLLCAGVFRTAALSHLRQFHITHEDLFWTAARNYCRNHYTDLITVYNQEEAEQLIELMRSNGSTMAWIGLNRKEHRQNLSNENLFDEAPLSPPTGEYTKPNCAPFLTRLLNDDWEWSDGGRSAYRNWSMDPRDDQPYVKLITPGSLIALGSENQGDSLCNDDLDEDRRGKKDLGTSSEPLQ